The Desmonostoc muscorum LEGE 12446 genome includes a region encoding these proteins:
- a CDS encoding BamA/OMP85 family outer membrane protein: MKISTTAIFTLATLAAGNVTGQATAASAKTVTPTAKAGNLVVPVIEETPARVETIASPETIVAQQFSPNPLPAPTTANKNSTVILKPATTLTQNQKDNANSSVKPLLTPSSPSSPSSPSSPSSPSSPSSPAIKNDLVVTATGVQIVGANQELQEIIRKVIKTQAGGETSQSQLQKDVAAILDTGLFSNASVNSQSTSAGLNVVYQVQPVIVRSLQLSDAKVLTYQVAQQSLQSQIGTAISPARLQQTVAQINKWYADNGYNLARVLSIKPSPQGILTVNVAEGLVGDIKFRFVGEDGKTVDSKGNPVGGRTKPDFLQQQLKLKPGQIFQENVVKQDIQQLYGTGLFQSVNVALEGDATKVDVVYQLKETGARGVNLGGSYNADQGLIGTISYQDRNVGGINDTFAANVGVSSRDLQFNTKFISPYRTTNPDRLGYTVNVFRNREVSETFDDKIRLANGDKVQEGQIGGGISLQQPIDGWNTSLGVNYTRTSIRDRQGNITPTDAQGNPLSASGTGVDDLTTVSFTATKDQRDNPLNPTKGSVLSLSTEQSIPIGQGNISLNRLKANYSQYLPVQLFNSKQPQVFAVNVQAGTVIGDLPPYESFNLGGSNSVRGYDSGEVGSGRSYVLASAEYRFPVIPIVGGVLFADFASDLGSGDTVLGNPAGVRDKPGFGFGYGAGVRIDSPLGLIRADYGFNDQGESKIHLGIGQRF, translated from the coding sequence ATGAAAATTTCTACTACTGCAATTTTTACTTTAGCGACTTTAGCTGCTGGCAATGTTACTGGGCAAGCGACAGCTGCATCTGCTAAAACCGTGACTCCAACCGCAAAAGCTGGTAATTTGGTAGTGCCAGTAATTGAAGAAACTCCGGCACGGGTAGAAACAATCGCTTCGCCAGAAACTATAGTTGCACAACAATTTTCCCCAAATCCACTGCCAGCGCCAACAACTGCAAACAAAAATTCCACAGTAATCTTAAAACCAGCAACCACACTAACACAAAACCAAAAAGACAACGCTAATTCCTCTGTAAAACCCCTTCTCACTCCCTCATCCCCCTCATCTCCCTCATCTCCCTCATCCCCCTCATCCCCCTCATCCCCCTCATCCCCTGCTATTAAAAACGATTTAGTAGTCACGGCTACAGGTGTACAGATAGTAGGGGCTAATCAAGAATTGCAGGAAATCATTCGCAAAGTCATTAAAACTCAGGCGGGTGGAGAAACTAGTCAAAGCCAGCTACAAAAAGATGTTGCAGCAATTTTAGATACAGGTTTATTTAGCAATGCCAGTGTAAATAGCCAAAGTACATCTGCTGGATTGAATGTAGTTTATCAGGTGCAACCGGTGATCGTGCGATCGCTGCAATTATCTGATGCCAAAGTACTGACTTACCAAGTAGCCCAACAAAGTTTGCAATCTCAAATTGGCACCGCTATCAGTCCGGCTAGACTCCAGCAAACAGTGGCACAAATTAACAAGTGGTACGCTGACAATGGTTATAACTTGGCACGGGTGCTATCAATTAAACCCAGCCCCCAAGGCATTCTGACTGTGAATGTTGCTGAAGGCTTGGTGGGTGATATCAAGTTTCGCTTTGTCGGTGAGGACGGCAAAACTGTTGATAGCAAAGGTAATCCCGTAGGAGGACGCACCAAACCAGATTTTCTCCAACAGCAACTCAAACTTAAACCTGGTCAAATCTTCCAAGAAAATGTAGTTAAACAAGACATACAACAGCTATATGGCACCGGTTTATTTCAGAGTGTAAATGTTGCTTTAGAAGGAGATGCGACAAAAGTCGATGTCGTTTATCAACTCAAAGAAACCGGGGCGCGTGGTGTTAACTTGGGTGGTAGTTACAACGCTGACCAAGGATTAATAGGGACAATCAGCTATCAAGACCGGAATGTGGGCGGTATTAACGATACTTTCGCGGCAAATGTTGGCGTCAGTAGCCGGGATTTACAGTTTAATACTAAATTTATCAGTCCCTATCGCACAACTAACCCCGATCGCTTAGGTTACACTGTGAATGTTTTCCGGAATCGAGAAGTTTCTGAAACTTTTGATGACAAAATTAGGTTAGCTAACGGCGATAAAGTCCAGGAAGGCCAAATTGGCGGCGGTATAAGTTTACAGCAACCAATTGACGGCTGGAATACCTCATTAGGAGTCAACTATACCCGAACTAGTATCCGCGATCGCCAAGGTAATATTACCCCAACAGATGCTCAAGGTAATCCCCTATCTGCCAGTGGTACAGGTGTAGATGACCTAACTACCGTATCCTTCACCGCCACCAAAGACCAACGAGATAACCCTCTTAATCCCACTAAAGGTTCCGTTTTGAGTCTGAGTACAGAACAATCTATACCCATTGGTCAAGGTAATATTTCTCTCAATCGCCTCAAAGCCAATTACAGCCAATATTTACCAGTGCAATTATTTAACAGCAAACAGCCACAAGTATTTGCAGTCAATGTCCAAGCTGGCACCGTCATTGGCGATTTACCACCCTACGAAAGTTTTAACTTGGGTGGTTCCAATTCAGTGCGCGGTTACGATTCTGGAGAAGTTGGGAGTGGTCGCAGTTATGTGTTAGCTTCGGCGGAATATCGCTTCCCCGTTATACCAATCGTCGGCGGTGTATTGTTTGCTGACTTCGCTTCCGACTTGGGTTCTGGTGATACTGTATTGGGAAATCCGGCGGGTGTGCGAGACAAACCCGGTTTTGGTTTTGGTTATGGGGCTGGAGTGCGAATTGATTCACCCTTGGGTTTAATTCGGGCTGACTATGGCTTTAATGACCAGGGAGAAAGCAAAATACATCTAGGCATAGGGCAGCGGTTTTAA
- a CDS encoding TnsA endonuclease N-terminal domain-containing protein, with translation MLTEGEFSSWSASLSLSSQQYGMIQSIRSSPPSRRVRGRVGNVVGRYPSKKMGVIIQFESHRNELARIYEMEYDPEVLEYYDQPPKIKLQYCCLNGRQIGVLHTPDFFVIRRDQAGWSECKTADELEKLASKMPNRYQSDSNGNWRCPPGEEFAKNWGLYYQVCSDQEINWRKQRNLYFLEDYLSDKLEVPTQEIVETIKIISASPGIKLSELIAAGINADYIYKLIADQRIYVDLESSALCSEAERVSFKIPYKTTRDQKNYSRRNSTI, from the coding sequence ATGTTGACAGAAGGTGAGTTTAGCTCATGGTCTGCATCACTCTCATTGTCATCACAGCAGTATGGAATGATTCAAAGTATACGGAGTTCTCCACCTTCCAGACGAGTCAGGGGAAGGGTTGGGAATGTTGTCGGGCGATATCCCAGTAAAAAAATGGGAGTGATAATTCAGTTTGAGAGCCACCGGAACGAATTGGCACGAATATATGAAATGGAATATGACCCAGAGGTTTTAGAATATTACGACCAACCACCAAAAATCAAATTGCAATACTGCTGTTTAAATGGAAGACAAATAGGAGTATTACATACACCAGACTTTTTTGTAATTAGACGAGATCAGGCAGGTTGGTCAGAATGTAAAACAGCAGATGAACTGGAAAAATTAGCATCAAAAATGCCAAATCGTTACCAGTCAGATAGTAACGGCAATTGGCGATGTCCCCCAGGAGAAGAGTTTGCCAAAAATTGGGGATTATATTATCAAGTTTGCTCCGACCAAGAAATTAATTGGAGGAAACAGAGAAATCTCTATTTTTTAGAAGATTATTTATCGGATAAATTAGAAGTTCCCACACAAGAGATAGTTGAAACAATCAAAATAATCTCCGCTAGTCCAGGAATAAAATTATCAGAGTTAATTGCAGCAGGAATCAATGCAGATTACATATATAAATTGATAGCAGACCAAAGGATATATGTGGACTTAGAATCATCCGCGCTATGCTCAGAAGCAGAAAGAGTGAGTTTTAAAATTCCCTATAAAACCACCAGAGACCAGAAAAATTATTCCCGAAGAAATTCAACCATATGA
- a CDS encoding XisH family protein yields the protein MSVRDAFHDAVRQALQKDGWTITDDPLRIQVEEVELLIDLGAEQLLAAEKSGDKIAVEIKTFLQASAISTFHTALGQFLNYQEALELDQPERTLYLAVPNQAYKNFFEKRFVQRMVSKYQLKLLIYDPKKEVIVEWKK from the coding sequence ATGTCTGTAAGAGATGCATTTCACGATGCAGTTAGACAAGCGCTCCAAAAAGATGGTTGGACTATTACAGATGACCCGTTACGTATTCAAGTTGAGGAAGTAGAACTGCTAATTGATTTGGGAGCAGAGCAATTGCTCGCAGCCGAAAAGTCAGGAGATAAAATAGCGGTAGAAATTAAAACCTTCTTGCAAGCATCTGCCATTTCAACATTTCATACAGCATTAGGGCAATTTCTCAACTATCAAGAAGCTTTAGAACTCGACCAACCAGAGCGAACTTTGTATTTAGCAGTTCCCAACCAAGCTTACAAAAATTTTTTTGAAAAGCGATTTGTGCAAAGAATGGTATCTAAATATCAGTTGAAGCTTTTAATTTACGATCCGAAAAAGGAGGTTATTGTCGAATGGAAAAAATAG
- a CDS encoding XisI protein, with product MEKIEKYRHLVKQILEQYASYKFSSAEIEVMPVFDLERDHYQVVSAGWKDERRIYGCSVHIDIKDGKIWIQHDGTEIGFADELVNLGVAREDIVLAYHSPFMRQFDGFAVS from the coding sequence ATGGAAAAAATAGAGAAATATCGACATTTAGTAAAACAAATTTTAGAGCAATATGCAAGCTATAAATTCTCATCGGCTGAAATTGAAGTGATGCCTGTTTTTGATTTAGAACGAGATCACTATCAAGTTGTTAGTGCCGGATGGAAAGACGAGCGACGGATCTATGGCTGTTCGGTGCATATTGATATTAAAGATGGCAAAATTTGGATACAGCATGATGGAACTGAGATTGGATTTGCTGATGAACTTGTAAATTTAGGAGTTGCTAGAGAGGATATTGTACTAGCATATCATTCACCATTTATGCGGCAATTCGATGGATTTGCAGTTAGTTAG
- a CDS encoding serine/threonine-protein kinase, whose translation MLAGTTLQDGKYTLIQEIGRGGFGITFKAKHHYLGQEVVMKTINERLRQHPDFAKFERQFQDEARRLATCIHPNIVRVSDFFVEAGLPYMVMEYIPGENLGDAFVLPGIPLPEATAIHYIQQIGAALQVVHNKGLLHRDVKPDNIILRQGTQEVILIDFGIAREFNGGVRQTHTGLVSEGYSPIEQYLTQAARTPATDVYGLAATLYALLTAQVPMPALLRDREQMPSPRELQPHLSAAVNQAVMRGMAVESRFRPATVAEWLQLLPGSGVNVTGQALPTYAVQTVNLSAQQAETLIGKAGKKAMPEGKANAKETLHPKKQQPSKIFLGMGVAVVAATAGFGITSMLPKSQPQPTAKPLFEQPTQEPAAKIPSLDSTSSPVTPETNTTSKTESAPVSNFRQRRRNRRSSQEESSSSSPTKESQTSNSQQLEPSPSVSPTPSLVEKLRAIRSSRNASPAALPDNNSPASNQNSAPPKPVTPKNSVVIPAAPPPSESKASDPSAVVVPTLEKQNLPTESQTQSDQKVEKQTPD comes from the coding sequence ATGTTAGCAGGCACAACTTTACAGGATGGAAAATATACCCTAATCCAAGAAATAGGGCGTGGTGGCTTTGGCATTACGTTCAAAGCTAAGCATCACTATTTGGGTCAGGAGGTGGTGATGAAAACCATCAATGAACGGCTGCGACAACATCCTGATTTTGCCAAGTTCGAGCGCCAATTCCAAGATGAAGCCAGACGATTAGCTACTTGTATCCACCCAAATATAGTCCGAGTCAGTGACTTTTTTGTGGAAGCTGGGCTGCCTTACATGGTGATGGAATACATTCCTGGCGAAAATTTGGGCGACGCCTTTGTATTACCAGGAATACCTCTGCCGGAAGCCACAGCAATTCATTACATCCAGCAAATTGGCGCAGCGTTGCAGGTAGTACACAACAAAGGTTTGCTGCACCGGGATGTCAAACCAGATAATATTATCCTGCGCCAAGGAACTCAGGAAGTAATACTGATTGATTTTGGGATTGCCAGGGAATTTAATGGCGGTGTGAGACAGACTCATACGGGTTTGGTTTCTGAGGGTTATTCTCCCATTGAGCAGTACCTAACTCAAGCAGCACGCACACCCGCCACCGATGTTTATGGTTTAGCAGCAACTTTGTATGCACTGTTAACAGCCCAAGTTCCCATGCCAGCATTATTGCGCGATCGCGAGCAAATGCCATCCCCCCGCGAACTCCAACCACATTTGAGTGCTGCTGTCAACCAAGCCGTAATGCGCGGTATGGCGGTGGAATCTCGTTTTCGTCCGGCGACTGTTGCCGAGTGGCTGCAATTACTACCGGGAAGTGGAGTAAATGTTACAGGTCAAGCCTTACCTACTTACGCGGTGCAAACTGTTAATTTATCTGCCCAACAGGCAGAAACCCTCATTGGCAAAGCTGGCAAAAAGGCGATGCCTGAAGGCAAGGCTAACGCCAAGGAAACTTTACACCCCAAAAAACAGCAGCCATCTAAAATATTTCTTGGTATGGGTGTAGCTGTAGTTGCTGCTACAGCAGGTTTTGGCATCACTAGCATGTTGCCCAAATCTCAGCCGCAGCCAACAGCCAAGCCACTTTTTGAACAGCCTACTCAAGAACCAGCCGCGAAAATACCTAGCTTAGATAGTACATCTTCACCTGTAACTCCAGAAACTAACACCACCTCAAAAACCGAATCTGCACCCGTCTCTAATTTCAGGCAGCGTCGGCGTAATCGTCGTTCTTCCCAGGAAGAATCTTCCAGCAGCAGCCCTACAAAAGAATCACAAACCAGCAATTCTCAACAATTAGAACCTTCGCCCAGCGTTTCCCCCACACCCTCGCTAGTCGAAAAATTAAGGGCAATTCGGTCATCTCGTAATGCTTCTCCCGCAGCATTGCCAGATAATAACTCACCAGCTTCTAATCAAAATTCTGCTCCTCCCAAACCTGTAACTCCTAAAAATTCCGTGGTTATACCAGCAGCACCACCGCCATCAGAATCCAAAGCCTCAGATCCTTCTGCTGTAGTAGTACCAACACTGGAAAAGCAAAATTTACCGACTGAGAGTCAAACACAAAGCGATCAGAAGGTAGAAAAACAGACACCAGATTAA